One segment of Comamonas thiooxydans DNA contains the following:
- a CDS encoding LysR family transcriptional regulator, whose translation MKTTLDELQAFVAVVDTGSITAASELLGLTISATSRTLGRLEEKLQTTLLRRTTRRLELTEEGSSFLHSARAIIASVDEAEEQMAARRMRPAGRLRVDAATPFMLHVLVPLIAGFRERYPEVELELNSNEGIIDLIEKRTDVAFRIGVLKDSTLHARPVGTSQVRVLASPAYLKRHSAPSDTEQLARHSLLGFTQPESLNDWPLRDAAGNIVRIQPTIASSSGETLRHMALAGLGLVCLSDFMTREDRKSGKLVQLFPEQTLDVRQSINAVYYRNTALAARITCFVDHVMETLGRRPFAD comes from the coding sequence ATGAAGACCACCCTCGATGAATTGCAAGCCTTTGTAGCGGTCGTGGACACGGGCTCCATCACTGCCGCTTCAGAGCTGCTGGGCCTCACCATCTCGGCCACCAGCCGGACGCTGGGGAGACTGGAAGAAAAGCTTCAAACCACGCTGCTGCGCCGCACCACGCGCAGGCTTGAGCTGACCGAGGAAGGCTCCAGCTTTTTGCACAGCGCCCGCGCCATCATCGCCTCCGTCGACGAAGCCGAGGAGCAGATGGCCGCGCGGCGTATGCGCCCGGCCGGTCGGCTGCGCGTCGATGCAGCCACGCCCTTCATGCTGCATGTGCTGGTGCCGCTGATAGCGGGCTTTCGCGAGCGCTATCCCGAGGTGGAGTTGGAGCTCAATTCCAACGAAGGCATCATCGACCTGATCGAAAAACGCACCGATGTAGCCTTTCGCATCGGCGTGCTCAAGGACTCCACCCTGCACGCCCGTCCCGTCGGCACCAGTCAGGTCCGTGTTCTGGCCAGCCCCGCCTACCTCAAGCGCCACAGCGCGCCAAGCGACACGGAGCAGCTGGCCAGGCATTCGCTGCTGGGCTTCACCCAGCCCGAATCGCTCAACGACTGGCCACTGCGCGACGCAGCTGGCAACATTGTGCGCATTCAGCCGACGATTGCCTCCTCCAGCGGCGAGACCCTGCGCCACATGGCCTTGGCAGGCCTTGGCCTTGTCTGCCTGTCGGACTTCATGACGCGCGAAGACCGCAAGAGCGGCAAGCTGGTTCAGTTGTTCCCAGAGCAGACACTGGACGTACGCCAGTCCATCAACGCGGTCTACTACCGCAACACCGCGCTGGCGGCACGCATCACCTGCTTTGTGGACCATGTGATGGAGACCCTTGGTAGGCGACCATTCGCGGATTGA
- a CDS encoding MFS transporter: protein MPLALLALTLAAFAIGTTEFVIVGLIPTIATDLSVSLPSAGLLVSLYALGVAVGAPILTALTGRVPRKLLLVGLMALFTVGNLVAWLAPGYGTLIVARLLTGLAHGVFFSVGTIVATSLVPREKGGSAIATMFSGMTVAFVTGIPLGTFIGQHFGWRTTFLVVAVFGLVAMIGALALVPRNIAHTKPAPLSRQLRVLLKPRLLLVYAMTAVGYGGSLIAFTFLAPILEDITGFSPNMVSLVLLAYGVSVAVGNFWGGRLADRKGPVVALKLIFALLAAVLLVLTFTAPSKPLMLLTVLAWGAVAFGNVPGLQVYVVRLAEEVAPDATDVATGFNISAFNLGVAGGSWAGAQVVSHWGLAHTPWVAALVTLGALGLTMLSGRLDRRAAVQLKLAEA, encoded by the coding sequence ATGCCTCTCGCCCTGCTTGCCCTGACCCTGGCGGCTTTTGCCATAGGGACCACCGAATTCGTCATCGTCGGATTGATTCCGACCATCGCTACCGACCTCAGCGTTTCCCTGCCGTCGGCCGGCCTGCTGGTTAGCCTGTACGCGCTGGGCGTGGCCGTTGGCGCGCCCATTCTGACGGCGCTGACCGGCCGCGTGCCGCGCAAGCTGTTGCTGGTCGGCCTCATGGCCTTGTTCACCGTGGGCAACCTGGTGGCCTGGCTGGCTCCCGGCTATGGCACGCTGATCGTGGCCCGTCTGCTGACCGGTCTGGCCCATGGTGTGTTCTTCTCGGTAGGAACCATCGTTGCGACCAGCCTGGTGCCACGTGAGAAGGGCGGCAGCGCGATCGCGACCATGTTCAGTGGCATGACTGTGGCTTTCGTCACCGGTATTCCTCTGGGCACCTTCATCGGCCAGCACTTTGGCTGGCGCACTACTTTCCTGGTAGTGGCCGTCTTTGGCCTGGTGGCCATGATTGGTGCGCTGGCCTTGGTGCCGCGCAATATTGCACATACCAAGCCGGCACCGCTGAGCCGCCAGTTGCGCGTGCTGTTGAAGCCGCGCCTGCTGCTGGTCTATGCCATGACGGCCGTGGGCTATGGCGGCTCGCTGATCGCCTTCACCTTCCTGGCCCCGATTCTGGAAGACATCACCGGCTTCAGCCCCAATATGGTGAGCCTGGTGCTGTTGGCCTATGGTGTTTCGGTGGCTGTCGGTAATTTCTGGGGCGGCCGTCTGGCCGACCGCAAGGGCCCGGTAGTGGCGCTCAAGCTCATTTTTGCGCTGCTGGCCGCCGTGCTGCTGGTGTTGACCTTCACCGCCCCCAGCAAGCCGCTGATGCTGTTGACCGTGTTGGCTTGGGGTGCCGTGGCCTTTGGCAATGTGCCCGGCCTGCAGGTCTATGTGGTGCGCCTGGCCGAGGAAGTCGCGCCTGATGCCACCGATGTGGCCACGGGCTTCAATATCTCTGCCTTCAATCTGGGCGTGGCCGGCGGCTCCTGGGCCGGCGCCCAGGTCGTCAGCCATTGGGGTCTGGCGCATACCCCCTGGGTTGCGGCGCTGGTGACGCTGGGAGCCCTGGGCCTGACCATGCTGTCCGGCCGTCTCGATCGCCGCGCGGCTGTGCAGCTCAAGCTGGCAGAAGCTTGA
- a CDS encoding MFS transporter, which translates to MKSSAALLALAVGAFAIGTTEFTPMGLLPVIADGVQVSIPTAGMLVSAYAIGVMVGAPIMTLLFSRFGKRAALMGLMVLFTVGNLLSAFAPSYTTLLLSRLITSLNHGAFFGIGAVVAASVVPKDKQASAIAMMFMGLTIANIGGVPAATWIGQQVGWRVAFGGTAVLGLITIAALWLALPKGEPGARPDVRRELKVLTRPEVLLAMGTTVLGAGAMFTLYTYVAPVLAEITHASPGFVAFALVLIGIGFTLGNSIGGKLADWSLDGATKLILGALAVVMAVLPFVMTTQVGAAIGLVVWGAAAFGIVPPVQMRVMQAAAQAPGLASSVNVGAFNLGNAVGAALGGAVIGQGLGYAAVPLAGAALAAGGLGLVWLGSSRRQSAVQGA; encoded by the coding sequence ATGAAATCCTCGGCTGCTTTGCTTGCCCTGGCCGTTGGCGCGTTTGCCATCGGCACCACCGAATTCACCCCCATGGGTCTATTGCCCGTCATTGCCGATGGCGTGCAGGTCAGCATTCCCACGGCGGGCATGCTGGTCTCGGCCTATGCCATCGGCGTGATGGTCGGGGCGCCGATCATGACTTTGCTGTTCAGCCGCTTCGGAAAGCGCGCGGCGCTGATGGGGTTGATGGTTCTTTTCACTGTCGGCAATCTGCTGTCGGCGTTTGCGCCGAGCTACACGACACTGTTGCTGTCGCGCCTGATCACCAGCCTGAACCACGGCGCCTTCTTCGGCATTGGTGCCGTAGTGGCCGCCAGCGTGGTGCCCAAGGACAAGCAGGCCAGCGCCATCGCCATGATGTTCATGGGCCTGACCATCGCCAATATCGGTGGCGTGCCTGCCGCTACCTGGATTGGCCAGCAGGTGGGCTGGCGCGTGGCCTTCGGTGGCACGGCCGTGCTGGGCCTTATCACCATCGCCGCGCTGTGGCTGGCGCTGCCCAAGGGTGAGCCTGGAGCGCGCCCCGACGTGCGCCGTGAACTGAAGGTGTTGACCCGCCCGGAAGTGCTGTTGGCCATGGGCACCACGGTGCTGGGTGCCGGCGCCATGTTCACGCTCTATACCTATGTGGCTCCGGTGCTGGCCGAGATTACCCATGCCAGCCCAGGCTTCGTGGCTTTCGCCCTGGTGCTGATCGGCATAGGCTTCACGCTGGGCAACAGCATTGGTGGCAAGCTGGCCGATTGGTCGCTGGATGGCGCCACCAAGCTCATCCTCGGTGCGCTGGCTGTGGTGATGGCCGTACTGCCTTTTGTGATGACCACGCAAGTTGGCGCGGCCATCGGCCTGGTGGTCTGGGGCGCAGCAGCCTTCGGCATCGTGCCTCCGGTACAGATGCGTGTCATGCAGGCTGCGGCCCAGGCTCCCGGCCTGGCCTCATCGGTCAACGTCGGTGCCTTCAACCTGGGCAATGCGGTGGGCGCAGCGCTGGGTGGTGCCGTCATCGGCCAGGGCCTGGGCTATGCGGCCGTTCCGCTGGCTGGCGCTGCTTTGGCTGCGGGTGGCCTGGGCTTGGTCTGGCTGGGCAGCAGCCGCCGCCAAAGCGCGGTGCAGGGCGCCTGA
- the dkgB gene encoding 2,5-didehydrogluconate reductase DkgB produces MSNIPTFGVGTFRLNGQVVIDSVRNALDVGYRAVDTAQIYGNEAEVGQAIAESGVARSDLFLTTKIWVENYSKNKLVASLQDSLKKLRTDYVDLTLIHWPAPGNGVELSEYMEALADAKAKGLTRQIGISNFNIELTRQAIAAVGKDQIATNQIELSPYLQGHKLTAFLKEQGIQVTSYMTLAYGKVLKDPVLIQIAAKHNATVAQVALAWALQLGYAVIPSSTKRENLASNLLARDLKLDAEDMALIAALERNGREVSPDGLAPIWD; encoded by the coding sequence ATGAGCAACATCCCAACTTTCGGCGTCGGCACCTTCCGTTTGAACGGCCAGGTCGTGATCGACTCGGTGCGCAATGCCCTGGACGTGGGCTACCGCGCCGTGGATACCGCCCAGATCTACGGCAATGAGGCTGAAGTCGGCCAGGCGATTGCCGAGAGCGGCGTGGCACGCAGCGACCTGTTCCTGACCACCAAGATCTGGGTCGAGAACTACAGCAAGAACAAGCTGGTGGCCAGCCTGCAGGACAGCCTGAAGAAGCTGCGCACTGATTACGTAGACCTGACCCTGATCCACTGGCCCGCTCCCGGCAATGGCGTGGAGCTGTCCGAGTACATGGAAGCCCTGGCCGATGCCAAAGCCAAGGGGCTGACCCGCCAGATCGGTATCTCCAACTTCAACATCGAACTGACCCGGCAGGCCATCGCTGCCGTGGGCAAGGATCAGATCGCCACCAACCAGATCGAGTTGAGCCCCTATCTGCAGGGCCACAAGCTGACCGCCTTTTTGAAGGAGCAGGGCATTCAGGTCACTTCCTATATGACCCTGGCCTACGGCAAGGTGCTCAAGGACCCGGTGCTGATCCAGATTGCCGCCAAGCACAACGCCACGGTGGCGCAGGTGGCCCTGGCCTGGGCGCTGCAGCTGGGCTATGCGGTGATTCCGTCCTCGACCAAGCGCGAGAACCTGGCCAGCAACCTGCTGGCCCGTGACCTGAAGTTGGATGCGGAAGACATGGCGCTGATCGCTGCGCTGGAGCGCAACGGCCGTGAAGTCAGCCCTGACGGCCTGGCTCCTATCTGGGACTAA
- a CDS encoding heme-binding protein codes for MNISLQQAEAAVAAARQAAGQLGIAVNIAVLDAGAHLKAFGRMDGAFLGSIDVALNKAKTSALFGTATEEVGEWCKPGSPAHGLERTNGGLVVFGGGVPVFGQGGQLIGTIGVSGGSPDQDAQIARAAADAVVKG; via the coding sequence ATGAATATTTCGCTCCAACAGGCCGAGGCAGCCGTTGCTGCAGCGCGCCAGGCAGCCGGGCAACTCGGCATTGCCGTGAACATCGCCGTACTGGATGCCGGCGCACACCTGAAGGCCTTTGGCCGCATGGACGGCGCTTTCCTTGGCTCCATCGACGTGGCCCTGAACAAGGCCAAGACCTCGGCCCTGTTTGGCACAGCCACGGAGGAGGTGGGCGAATGGTGCAAACCCGGCAGTCCGGCCCATGGGCTCGAGCGCACCAATGGCGGCCTGGTCGTCTTTGGTGGCGGCGTGCCGGTCTTCGGCCAGGGTGGCCAGCTTATTGGCACCATCGGTGTCTCGGGCGGCTCGCCCGACCAGGATGCCCAGATCGCCCGCGCCGCGGCCGATGCCGTGGTCAAGGGCTGA
- a CDS encoding PPC domain-containing DNA-binding protein has protein sequence MEVPRYIKTPTGYLMVLRMGDNAFAELTKLAKAESIPAASVTALGFAHATFGYWNADRKEFDAKTFSNVEMGSIVGSVAWKEGEPSIHLHGVAGDSNFNAYGGHLLDLEVGTGSMEITLIVHEKKLERAIDACIGANVLGL, from the coding sequence ATGGAAGTCCCTCGCTATATCAAGACGCCCACTGGCTATCTGATGGTTCTGCGTATGGGCGACAACGCCTTCGCAGAGCTGACAAAGCTGGCCAAGGCCGAGAGCATTCCCGCTGCCAGTGTCACCGCGCTTGGCTTTGCCCATGCGACTTTTGGCTACTGGAATGCGGACCGCAAGGAGTTTGACGCCAAGACTTTCTCCAACGTGGAGATGGGCAGCATCGTCGGCTCGGTGGCGTGGAAGGAGGGCGAGCCGTCCATCCACCTGCATGGCGTGGCTGGCGACAGCAATTTCAATGCCTACGGCGGCCATCTGCTGGATCTGGAGGTGGGCACGGGATCGATGGAGATCACGCTCATCGTCCATGAGAAGAAGCTGGAGCGCGCCATTGACGCCTGCATAGGCGCCAATGTGCTCGGGCTCTGA
- the dkgB gene encoding 2,5-didehydrogluconate reductase DkgB, which translates to MSNIPTFGVGTFRLNGQVVIDSVRNALDVGYRAVDTAQIYGNEAEVGQAIAESGVARSDLFLTTKIWVENYSKNKLVASLQDSLKKLRTDYVDLTLIHWPAPGNGVELSEYMEALADAKAKGLTRQIGISNFNIELTRQAIAAVGKDQISTNQIELSPYLQGSKLTAFLKEQGIQVTSYMTLAYGKVLKDPVLIQIAAKHNATVAQVALAWALQLGYAVIPSSTKRENLASNLLARDLKLDAEDMALIATLERNGREVSPDGLAPVWD; encoded by the coding sequence ATGAGCAACATCCCAACTTTCGGCGTCGGCACCTTCCGTTTGAACGGCCAGGTCGTGATCGACTCGGTGCGCAATGCCCTGGACGTGGGCTACCGCGCCGTGGATACCGCCCAGATCTACGGCAATGAGGCTGAAGTCGGCCAGGCGATTGCCGAGAGCGGCGTGGCACGCAGCGACCTGTTTCTGACCACCAAGATCTGGGTCGAGAACTACAGCAAGAACAAGCTGGTGGCCAGCCTGCAGGACAGCCTGAAGAAGCTGCGCACCGACTACGTGGACCTGACCCTGATTCACTGGCCCGCTCCCGGCAATGGTGTCGAGCTGTCCGAGTACATGGAAGCCCTGGCCGATGCCAAGGCCAAGGGGCTGACCCGCCAGATTGGTATCTCCAACTTCAATATCGAGCTGACCCGGCAGGCCATCGCTGCCGTGGGCAAGGATCAGATCTCTACCAACCAGATCGAACTGAGCCCCTATCTGCAAGGCAGCAAGCTGACAGCTTTCCTGAAAGAGCAGGGCATTCAGGTCACCTCCTACATGACCCTGGCCTACGGCAAGGTGCTCAAGGACCCGGTGCTGATCCAGATTGCCGCCAAGCACAACGCCACGGTGGCGCAGGTGGCGCTGGCCTGGGCGCTGCAGCTGGGCTATGCGGTGATCCCTTCCTCGACCAAGCGCGAGAACCTGGCCAGCAACCTGCTGGCCCGCGACCTGAAGCTGGATGCGGAAGACATGGCGCTGATCGCCACGCTCGAGCGCAACGGCCGAGAAGTCAGCCCTGACGGCCTGGCTCCTGTCTGGGATTAA
- a CDS encoding TIGR03571 family LLM class oxidoreductase, whose amino-acid sequence MTASLARLTEGGFSIGIEAPLDNDWTPAGDQARREAGRLPGEPDLRRHAELARLADRLGFRALWVRDVPLYDPSFGDAAQVFEVFSYLGYLAGITQNILLGTAAVVLPIREPLLTLKSAATVQRLSGNRLMLGVASGDRPVEYPLFGRDFEGRGANFRDQVELLREGAQARLPGGLDVLPRMESPLPLLVAGLAQQTPNWVAENMDGCLAYPGTPEDHARRVAAWRAVAGVKPYASFIHLDLTENADEPLQRWRFGLRGGRKALIQELHALRAAGVDHVGLHFRRNQRPLDETFHEIAEHVLPIFHHSLAKVTAPAEEICNA is encoded by the coding sequence ATGACTGCTTCTCTGGCTCGCTTGACCGAAGGTGGCTTCAGCATCGGCATCGAAGCTCCTCTGGATAACGACTGGACGCCTGCGGGCGACCAGGCGCGGCGCGAGGCTGGCCGCCTGCCCGGCGAGCCGGACCTGCGCCGCCATGCCGAACTGGCCCGGTTGGCCGACCGCCTTGGTTTTCGCGCCCTGTGGGTGAGGGACGTACCGCTGTACGACCCGTCGTTCGGCGATGCGGCCCAGGTGTTCGAGGTGTTTTCCTATCTCGGTTACCTGGCTGGCATCACGCAGAACATCCTGCTGGGCACGGCCGCCGTGGTGCTCCCCATCCGCGAGCCGCTGCTCACGCTCAAGTCCGCTGCCACGGTGCAGCGCCTGAGCGGCAACCGCCTGATGCTGGGCGTGGCCAGCGGTGACCGTCCGGTGGAGTACCCGCTGTTCGGGCGCGACTTCGAGGGCCGTGGCGCGAACTTCCGCGATCAGGTGGAACTGCTGCGCGAAGGTGCGCAGGCACGCTTGCCGGGTGGACTGGATGTGCTGCCGCGCATGGAGTCGCCGCTGCCGCTGCTGGTGGCTGGGTTGGCCCAGCAAACCCCGAACTGGGTGGCTGAAAACATGGACGGCTGCCTGGCCTATCCGGGCACGCCCGAGGACCATGCACGCCGCGTGGCCGCATGGCGCGCCGTGGCGGGCGTCAAGCCCTACGCCAGTTTCATCCATCTGGATCTGACCGAAAACGCCGACGAGCCGCTGCAGCGCTGGCGTTTCGGCCTGCGTGGCGGCCGCAAGGCCTTGATCCAAGAGCTGCACGCCTTGCGCGCAGCCGGTGTCGATCATGTCGGCCTGCATTTCCGCCGCAACCAGCGCCCGCTTGACGAGACCTTCCATGAGATCGCCGAGCATGTGCTGCCCATTTTTCATCATTCGTTGGCCAAGGTGACGGCACCGGCCGAGGAGATTTGCAATGCCTGA
- a CDS encoding alkene reductase, which yields MPDIQDPLFKNYSMGGLDLPNRIVMPPMTRSRASQPGDVPNELMAEYYAQRASAGLIISEGTWISPLGKGYAWTPGIHTAEQVAGWRLVTDAVHAAGGRIFAQLWHVGRLSHTSLLNGQSPVSSSAIQAQGVNVFVADADGKPGFAQASMPRALSVDEIHAIVDDYRQAARNAMEAGFDGVELHAANGYLVNQFIDSNANNRTDEYGGVLENRLRFLGEVTRALVEGTGDAGRVGIRLAPLTTLNGCEDADPETTYLGAARLLADIGVGYIHIAEADWEQAPHMPVEFKQRLRETFPGTMIYAGAYTAERASEAVEQGWADLIGFGRPFVANPDLPERLRIGAPLALHERETLFGGGERGLTDYPTLETESAEA from the coding sequence ATGCCTGATATCCAAGATCCCTTGTTCAAGAACTATTCGATGGGCGGCCTCGATCTGCCCAACCGCATCGTGATGCCCCCGATGACGCGCTCGCGCGCCAGCCAGCCCGGCGACGTGCCCAACGAGTTGATGGCCGAGTACTACGCGCAGCGCGCCAGCGCCGGCCTCATCATCAGCGAAGGCACCTGGATTTCGCCGCTGGGCAAGGGCTATGCCTGGACGCCCGGCATCCACACCGCCGAGCAAGTCGCTGGCTGGCGACTGGTGACCGATGCCGTGCATGCCGCCGGCGGCCGCATCTTCGCCCAGCTCTGGCATGTGGGCCGTTTGAGCCATACCAGTTTGTTGAATGGCCAGTCGCCGGTGTCTTCTTCGGCCATTCAGGCCCAGGGCGTGAATGTGTTCGTGGCCGATGCCGACGGCAAGCCCGGCTTTGCCCAGGCCTCCATGCCGCGCGCTTTGAGCGTTGACGAGATCCACGCCATCGTCGATGACTACCGCCAGGCCGCACGCAATGCGATGGAAGCCGGCTTTGACGGTGTCGAGCTGCACGCCGCCAACGGCTATCTGGTCAACCAGTTCATCGACTCCAACGCCAACAACCGCACCGACGAATACGGTGGCGTGCTGGAAAATCGCCTGCGTTTCCTGGGTGAAGTAACCCGCGCCCTGGTTGAAGGTACGGGCGATGCCGGCCGCGTCGGCATCCGCCTGGCGCCGCTGACCACGCTCAACGGCTGCGAGGACGCTGACCCCGAAACCACCTACCTGGGCGCCGCCAGGCTGCTGGCCGATATCGGCGTGGGCTACATCCACATCGCCGAGGCCGACTGGGAGCAGGCTCCGCACATGCCGGTCGAGTTCAAGCAGCGCCTGCGTGAAACCTTCCCCGGCACCATGATCTATGCCGGTGCCTACACGGCAGAGCGGGCCAGCGAAGCCGTGGAGCAGGGCTGGGCCGACCTGATCGGTTTTGGTCGGCCCTTTGTGGCCAATCCCGACCTGCCCGAGCGCCTGCGCATAGGTGCGCCGCTGGCCTTGCATGAGCGCGAAACGCTGTTCGGCGGCGGCGAGCGCGGCCTGACCGATTACCCCACGCTGGAAACTGAATCCGCAGAGGCTTGA
- a CDS encoding aldo/keto reductase: protein MSNTPNISKRISVPTALGFGTAPLGNMYRNIPEQEALDTVESAWQQGIRYFDTAPMYGAGLAEIRLGEALKHHPRNEYVLSTKVGRLLTDELEDTSSRDLGEKSGLFQYGLANKAVYDYTADGTLRAIEASLKRLQVDHIDYVFIHDPAVDFHGEQWKDVFQIAMDGAAKTLISLREQGVIKGWGLGVNRVEPCEMALEQSDPDGFLLAGRYTLLDHADALRKLMPESLARGVGIVVGGPYNSGVLAGGDHYEYQKAPPEILARVARLRQLSADYQVDIRAAALQFALAHPAVIAAIPGASRPERIAENLALAKAPIPAAFWTALREQGLVSAEAPLPL, encoded by the coding sequence ATGAGCAATACCCCAAACATCTCCAAGCGCATCTCCGTGCCCACGGCACTGGGCTTTGGCACGGCACCGCTGGGCAATATGTACCGCAACATTCCAGAGCAGGAAGCCCTGGACACGGTGGAATCGGCCTGGCAGCAAGGCATTCGCTATTTCGACACGGCTCCCATGTATGGTGCGGGCCTGGCCGAAATCCGCCTGGGCGAAGCCCTGAAGCACCATCCGCGCAATGAATACGTGCTGAGTACCAAGGTCGGCCGCCTGCTGACCGACGAGCTCGAAGATACGAGCTCGCGTGATCTGGGCGAGAAGAGCGGCCTGTTCCAGTACGGTCTGGCCAACAAGGCCGTCTATGACTACACGGCCGACGGCACGCTGCGCGCCATCGAGGCCAGCCTCAAGCGTCTGCAGGTGGACCATATCGACTATGTCTTCATCCACGACCCGGCGGTGGACTTCCACGGCGAGCAGTGGAAAGACGTTTTCCAGATCGCCATGGACGGCGCCGCCAAAACCTTGATCAGCCTGCGCGAGCAGGGCGTGATCAAGGGCTGGGGCCTGGGCGTGAACCGCGTCGAGCCTTGCGAAATGGCGCTGGAGCAGTCCGATCCCGACGGCTTTCTGCTGGCGGGCCGCTATACGCTGCTCGACCATGCGGACGCACTGCGCAAGCTGATGCCCGAGAGCCTTGCGCGCGGCGTGGGCATCGTGGTCGGTGGCCCGTACAACTCCGGCGTGCTGGCCGGTGGAGATCACTACGAGTACCAGAAGGCGCCGCCGGAAATCCTGGCGCGCGTGGCCCGCCTGCGCCAGTTGAGCGCGGACTACCAGGTGGACATCCGTGCGGCGGCGCTGCAGTTTGCGCTGGCCCACCCGGCCGTGATCGCGGCCATTCCCGGCGCCAGCCGCCCCGAACGCATTGCCGAGAACCTGGCGCTGGCCAAGGCGCCCATCCCCGCCGCGTTCTGGACCGCGCTGCGCGAGCAGGGCCTGGTGTCGGCCGAGGCGCCTCTGCCTCTCTAA
- a CDS encoding MoaF-related domain-containing protein, with the protein MNSTNTSRPLFAGRSFRVDYDGLSAHNIYSADGASVSYAIVSGPYAGASGESPCQWQEISEGVYAVSWQEANGATVVHIDDFIGGHSKAFFTAADLNFYRMQGPLTELEVTKP; encoded by the coding sequence ATGAACTCCACCAACACTTCGCGCCCGCTGTTCGCCGGCCGCAGCTTCCGTGTCGACTATGACGGCCTGTCGGCGCACAACATCTATTCTGCGGACGGCGCTTCCGTCAGCTATGCCATCGTCAGCGGTCCCTATGCAGGTGCCAGCGGTGAATCGCCCTGCCAGTGGCAGGAGATCAGCGAGGGCGTGTACGCCGTCTCCTGGCAGGAGGCCAATGGCGCTACCGTCGTGCATATCGACGACTTCATTGGCGGTCACTCGAAGGCCTTCTTCACGGCGGCCGATCTGAACTTTTACCGCATGCAGGGGCCGTTGACCGAACTGGAGGTGACCAAGCCCTGA
- a CDS encoding LysR family transcriptional regulator produces the protein MRLTTPSLNSVMSRLHAKQLRLLIAIEESGSLLGAADKVGLTQPGASKALRELEQTFQRELFERTNRGLIPNEAGKCVLRFARLIQADINNLRFELDAIASGAGGRLAIGTIMGAVPLLTDAISDLLQQQPRMSVEVVEDTSETLLGLVDRGRLDAAICRSSVSRDPEIYESLFIKDESLSVIANVGHPAMGAKSVELTELQDSRWVVYRAHMPMRRLLEREFHEAQLNFPLHLVETTSMLTTLSLLSRNTDLVALVSDDVANYFCRHHLVGVLQLQLKSRSEPYELVLRKGAPRSPTLSLLLKSLDKVQATGVVEDRVHDVPK, from the coding sequence ATGCGACTCACCACACCCAGCCTGAACTCCGTGATGTCGCGCCTGCATGCCAAGCAGCTGCGGCTGCTCATCGCCATCGAGGAAAGTGGCTCCCTGCTTGGCGCTGCGGACAAGGTCGGCCTCACCCAGCCTGGCGCCAGCAAGGCCTTGCGCGAGCTGGAACAGACGTTTCAGCGGGAGCTCTTCGAGCGCACGAATCGAGGGTTAATCCCTAACGAAGCCGGCAAATGCGTGCTGCGGTTCGCACGCCTGATCCAGGCCGACATCAATAACCTGCGGTTTGAGCTGGATGCGATTGCCAGTGGCGCGGGCGGGCGGCTGGCCATAGGCACCATCATGGGCGCGGTACCGCTGCTCACCGATGCAATCTCCGACCTGCTGCAACAGCAGCCGCGCATGTCGGTGGAAGTAGTCGAGGACACCAGCGAAACCCTGTTGGGCCTGGTGGATCGGGGCCGCCTGGATGCGGCCATCTGCCGCTCCTCGGTGAGCCGCGACCCCGAAATCTACGAGTCGCTGTTCATCAAGGACGAATCGCTGTCGGTGATCGCCAACGTGGGGCACCCGGCCATGGGGGCAAAGTCGGTGGAGCTGACCGAGTTGCAGGACAGTCGCTGGGTGGTCTACCGCGCGCATATGCCCATGCGCCGGCTGCTGGAGCGCGAGTTCCACGAAGCGCAGCTCAACTTCCCGCTGCACCTGGTCGAGACCACATCCATGCTCACCACCCTGTCTCTGCTGAGCCGCAACACCGATCTGGTGGCCCTGGTGTCCGACGACGTGGCGAACTACTTCTGCCGCCACCATCTGGTCGGAGTGCTGCAGTTGCAGCTCAAGTCACGCAGCGAGCCTTATGAGCTGGTGCTGCGCAAGGGCGCCCCACGCAGCCCTACCCTCAGCCTGCTGCTGAAATCCTTGGACAAGGTGCAAGCCACGGGTGTGGTCGAGGACCGTGTCCACGATGTGCCGAAGTGA